One window of Rubrivirga sp. SAORIC476 genomic DNA carries:
- a CDS encoding DUF2911 domain-containing protein produces MPRLLGLLLVTLAASGVSAQHVHDAPPADSVSTYLATGLRVDEAAPPPGSALGRAGLRYGDGGYVSVVYGRPFVRGRQVLGGLVGYGMVWAAGAHRATELWTTVPLVIGGTRVEPGAYSLFATPRPDRWTLHVNRRLGMHLADEYDPADDLVTVDVSPEALDTPVEGLTWAFATDGSALTLAWDRVRVSLPLARADR; encoded by the coding sequence ATGCCCCGACTCCTCGGTCTTCTCCTCGTGACGCTCGCCGCCAGCGGCGTGTCGGCCCAGCACGTCCACGACGCCCCACCGGCCGACTCCGTGTCGACCTACCTCGCGACGGGCCTCCGCGTCGACGAGGCGGCCCCGCCGCCGGGCAGCGCGCTCGGTCGGGCCGGGCTCCGCTACGGCGACGGCGGCTACGTGTCGGTCGTCTACGGGCGGCCGTTCGTGCGCGGGCGCCAGGTGCTCGGCGGGCTCGTCGGGTACGGCATGGTCTGGGCCGCGGGCGCGCACCGGGCGACCGAGCTCTGGACGACGGTCCCGCTCGTGATCGGCGGGACGCGCGTCGAGCCGGGCGCCTACAGCCTGTTCGCCACGCCGCGGCCCGACCGCTGGACGCTCCACGTCAACCGCCGCCTCGGCATGCACCTCGCCGACGAGTACGACCCGGCCGACGACCTCGTCACGGTCGACGTATCGCCGGAGGCGCTCGACACCCCGGTCGAGGGCCTCACGTGGGCCTTCGCCACCGACGGCTCGGCGCTCACGCTCGCCTGGGACCGCGTCCGCGTCTCTCTGCCTCTCGCCCGCGCCGACCGGTAG
- a CDS encoding DnaJ family molecular chaperone has translation MSLVAIATAFTVVMLVASVMLGWIADLKRAGGAVSARESRAAAEADGRAFYTSRSDRAEAMKERIRRERMRRERARGPKAPTATAGTPEPDRPAARPPTPEELHRAVLDLPTGPVEADTLRRQYRLLVVAYHPDRVVGLGPKLQRLAEEETKAINEAYAFFKARLSG, from the coding sequence ATGTCGCTCGTCGCCATCGCCACCGCTTTCACCGTCGTGATGCTCGTCGCGTCGGTGATGCTGGGGTGGATCGCGGACCTGAAGCGGGCGGGCGGTGCGGTGTCGGCGCGCGAGAGCCGGGCGGCAGCGGAGGCGGACGGGCGGGCCTTCTACACGTCGCGCTCGGACCGCGCCGAGGCCATGAAGGAGCGCATCCGCCGGGAGCGGATGCGCCGAGAGCGCGCCCGCGGCCCCAAGGCGCCCACCGCGACGGCAGGCACCCCGGAGCCGGATCGCCCCGCAGCGCGTCCGCCGACGCCTGAGGAACTGCACCGCGCCGTGCTCGACCTCCCCACGGGTCCCGTCGAGGCGGACACGCTTCGGCGCCAGTACCGGCTTCTCGTGGTCGCCTACCATCCCGACCGCGTGGTCGGCCTGGGGCCCAAGCTGCAGCGGCTCGCGGAGGAGGAGACGAAGGCCATCAACGAGGCCTACGCCTTCTTCAAGGCCCGCCTCAGCGGCTGA
- a CDS encoding thymidine kinase produces MEPHVYTRTEDGQRRGWVEVVCGSMFSGKTEELLRRLKRARIARQRVALFKPALDTRYHDTEVVSHDATAMPSEVVHSADPMLLLAGDADVVGIDEAQFFGVELVDVVEHLAREGRRVIVAGLDQDYLGRPFEPVPQLMAVAEHVTKLHAVCVRCGAPANHSQRIVADGARVLVGEAEAYEPRCRRCFKAEAVTAPPLPPISQPTPQPIDPTLAL; encoded by the coding sequence ATGGAACCCCACGTCTACACCCGAACCGAGGACGGCCAGCGGCGCGGCTGGGTCGAGGTCGTCTGCGGGAGCATGTTCTCCGGCAAGACCGAGGAGCTGCTGCGCCGCCTCAAGCGAGCCCGCATCGCCCGCCAGCGCGTCGCGCTGTTCAAGCCGGCCCTCGACACCCGCTACCACGACACCGAGGTCGTCAGCCACGACGCGACGGCGATGCCGTCCGAGGTCGTCCACTCCGCCGACCCGATGCTGCTGCTCGCCGGCGACGCCGACGTGGTCGGCATCGACGAGGCGCAGTTCTTCGGCGTCGAGCTGGTGGACGTGGTCGAGCACCTCGCCCGCGAGGGGCGCCGCGTGATCGTGGCGGGGCTCGACCAGGACTACCTCGGCCGCCCCTTCGAGCCGGTGCCTCAGCTGATGGCCGTCGCCGAGCACGTGACGAAGCTGCACGCTGTGTGCGTTCGCTGCGGCGCGCCTGCGAACCACTCTCAGCGGATCGTGGCCGACGGCGCGCGCGTCCTGGTGGGCGAGGCCGAAGCGTACGAGCCCCGGTGCCGCCGCTGCTTCAAGGCCGAGGCCGTCACGGCGCCCCCGCTTCCGCCGATCTCGCAGCCCACGCCCCAGCCCATCGACCCCACGCTGGCCCTCTGA
- a CDS encoding tetratricopeptide repeat protein, which yields MIGLLLALALLQASPSDARTEADRLFALGQQLVAEGDTTGAVAAWEGAVATGWTSAAAEHNLGTVALARGDVPQARLHLERAARLDPLDAAIAQNLRLARERAGERPPSSAQRAFAAVVGVLTPLGLVALALAVAFGALGLGIAGRRRWAAGLGVLAVAAVSVATLAVMEVARPLAVVLVDEAPVVETPSPSAPGVARLRAGETVEAGEAVDGWRPVTVGRAEGWVRADAVARI from the coding sequence ATGATCGGCCTCCTCCTCGCGCTGGCCCTCCTCCAAGCCAGTCCCTCCGACGCGCGCACCGAGGCGGACCGCCTGTTCGCGCTCGGCCAGCAGCTCGTCGCCGAGGGCGACACGACGGGCGCCGTCGCCGCCTGGGAGGGTGCCGTGGCGACGGGCTGGACCTCGGCCGCGGCCGAGCACAACCTCGGCACGGTCGCGCTGGCCCGCGGCGACGTGCCGCAGGCGCGGCTCCACCTAGAGCGCGCCGCGCGCCTGGACCCGCTGGACGCCGCCATCGCGCAGAACCTGCGCTTAGCCCGCGAGCGCGCCGGCGAGCGTCCCCCCTCCTCCGCCCAACGTGCCTTCGCCGCCGTCGTCGGCGTGCTGACGCCGCTCGGGCTAGTGGCGCTGGCGCTGGCCGTCGCCTTCGGCGCGCTCGGGCTGGGGATAGCCGGGCGCCGCCGCTGGGCGGCCGGACTCGGCGTGCTGGCCGTCGCCGCGGTGTCCGTCGCGACGCTCGCCGTGATGGAAGTCGCGCGGCCACTCGCCGTCGTGCTGGTGGACGAGGCGCCGGTCGTGGAGACGCCGTCGCCGAGCGCGCCGGGCGTCGCACGCCTCCGGGCCGGGGAGACCGTCGAGGCGGGCGAAGCGGTGGACGGCTGGCGGCCCGTCACCGTGGGCCGCGCCGAGGGCTGGGTGCGGGCCGATGCGGTGGCGCGGATCTAG
- a CDS encoding BatD family protein encodes MRPPHVPGSESPPLSASGPRWAGWAAGHLLALLIVGLAIAGGAAAQSVSASVSAQQVRMGDTVVYTVTLNGGRGRNVGAPLATGGLRLVSQMPSLDATTTINGRTERRVAWVYEAVRPGTGRIGQFRTEINGQALVVDAVTVSIQRGATAAPSQGGSAPPSGGGRELFVRAEPSRRTAVVGQQIVVDFVLYFEPQIQPRQTAPIGTWDAAGAWREEMEIASAYPRQTTLGGTPYEAVTIRRIALFPTRSGALELAPMEFTVDLIRTDRSFSNDPFAPFFSPFAQRFEDREVTAPSVTIDVEPLPDGAPPSFAGAVGQFEMRTTVDQRRVQSGDPVRVQVSISGDGNMATLEAPTLEVPAGLDAYDPREERDLIRTGTAMRGSKVFTYTLVPQGGGTFDVPAAPWTYFDPTDGRYKTLRTDPVEVVAEGPALADAAPADGPDAPAALLTAADWRRAPGRPVWLWGLLGGGLALPALGAGLFLAARAGRRRLAADTPQKRSRRAAADVRDRLASSRALTGAPAFVEIERAVRTLLAERFGVSTRASVDEVDAALAPAVPEVLRDRTRAVLAACARGQFAPGLGDPPGVVADEAEATLGALDAVAPDVARARRRRRREPVTA; translated from the coding sequence ATGCGCCCCCCTCACGTTCCGGGCTCTGAGAGTCCCCCCCTCTCCGCCTCGGGCCCGAGGTGGGCCGGGTGGGCGGCCGGGCACCTGCTCGCCCTGCTGATCGTCGGGCTCGCCATTGCGGGCGGCGCTGCGGCCCAGTCGGTCTCTGCGTCCGTCTCGGCGCAGCAGGTCCGCATGGGCGACACGGTGGTGTACACCGTCACCCTGAACGGCGGGCGTGGCCGCAACGTCGGTGCCCCGCTGGCGACGGGTGGCCTCCGACTCGTCTCCCAGATGCCGTCGCTCGACGCCACGACGACGATCAACGGGCGGACCGAGCGGCGCGTGGCGTGGGTCTATGAGGCCGTCCGCCCCGGCACCGGGCGCATCGGGCAGTTCCGGACCGAGATCAACGGGCAGGCGCTCGTGGTGGACGCCGTCACGGTGTCGATCCAGCGCGGCGCGACCGCAGCCCCGTCGCAGGGGGGGAGCGCCCCACCGTCGGGCGGCGGGCGCGAGCTGTTCGTCCGCGCCGAGCCGAGCCGCCGGACGGCCGTCGTCGGGCAGCAGATCGTGGTCGACTTCGTGCTCTACTTCGAGCCCCAGATCCAGCCGCGCCAGACGGCGCCCATCGGCACGTGGGACGCGGCGGGCGCGTGGCGCGAGGAGATGGAGATCGCCTCGGCGTACCCCCGCCAGACGACGCTCGGCGGCACGCCTTACGAGGCCGTCACCATCCGCCGCATCGCCCTCTTCCCGACCCGCTCCGGTGCCCTGGAGCTGGCGCCGATGGAGTTCACCGTCGACCTGATCCGCACAGACCGGAGTTTCTCCAACGACCCGTTCGCGCCGTTTTTCTCCCCCTTCGCGCAGCGCTTCGAGGATCGCGAAGTGACCGCGCCATCGGTCACGATCGACGTGGAGCCACTGCCGGACGGCGCGCCGCCGTCGTTCGCCGGGGCCGTCGGGCAGTTCGAGATGAGGACCACCGTGGACCAGCGGCGGGTGCAGTCCGGCGACCCCGTCCGCGTGCAGGTGTCGATCTCGGGCGACGGCAACATGGCCACGCTGGAGGCGCCGACGCTGGAGGTCCCCGCAGGCCTGGACGCCTACGACCCGCGCGAGGAGCGCGACCTGATCCGTACCGGCACCGCGATGCGCGGCAGCAAGGTGTTCACGTACACGCTCGTCCCGCAGGGCGGCGGCACCTTCGACGTGCCCGCGGCGCCGTGGACGTACTTCGACCCGACCGACGGGCGCTACAAGACACTCCGCACGGACCCGGTCGAGGTCGTGGCGGAGGGCCCGGCGCTCGCCGATGCCGCGCCCGCGGACGGCCCCGACGCGCCCGCCGCGCTCCTCACGGCCGCCGACTGGCGCCGTGCACCGGGCCGCCCGGTGTGGCTGTGGGGTCTGCTCGGAGGCGGCCTCGCGCTTCCGGCCCTGGGCGCAGGCCTGTTCCTCGCCGCGCGCGCCGGGCGCCGCCGCCTCGCCGCCGACACGCCCCAGAAGCGGAGCCGCCGCGCCGCCGCCGACGTCCGCGACCGGCTGGCGTCGTCCCGCGCGCTGACCGGCGCGCCCGCCTTCGTCGAGATCGAGCGGGCCGTCCGCACCCTCCTGGCCGAGCGCTTCGGCGTGTCCACGCGCGCCTCGGTGGACGAGGTCGACGCGGCCCTCGCCCCCGCCGTCCCCGAGGTGCTCCGCGACCGGACGCGCGCCGTGCTCGCGGCCTGCGCGCGCGGCCAGTTCGCCCCCGGCCTCGGCGACCCGCCGGGCGTGGTGGCCGACGAGGCCGAGGCGACGCTCGGCGCCCTCGACGCGGTCGCGCCGGACGTCGCGCGTGCCCGTCGGCGCCGACGCCGCGAGCCGGTGACCGCATGA
- a CDS encoding VWA domain-containing protein — translation MSFRSPFVLLLAAVLVPVAWAAFAYAARRRTEALTLFLGARAGTMTTGPLVRRRRIRAALLVGAVALVAVALAGPRIGTALQESRQESLDLLIALDVSASMLAEDVAPSRLERAKLEIERVVEARRGDRVGLVVFAGDAFLQCPLTTDRGALRLFLDAADPEQISVQGTDFARALAVADAAFKAGDDDQTRPRALLVVSDGEDHEGGLADAADALREDGVEILALGVGTDEGAAVPDVRRGKVVGVRRDRQTGQSVMTRFEPGALRDLAGRSGLFRVGRTPAAGAVNDALAGLDRAVVAQDEFAASAERFQWPLALALLLLVLERVLASRPPPHGEERSRADEASDEPDRDPAEAAPHAGSPTLSTVPVAVMALLLLGGCSNPLDALDPGARQGRAGVALLEADDAVGAEAQFMAGLAQPEVPRTIRARLWHGLGVARAAQERFAGADSAFAEALPFADDPRQRARYAYDAGTAALRADDPARADSLLRIALLLDPTSADARRNQEIARRLLQDPPEPPEPSDFAEQVKARADALVAQRQYREALNVMEDGLARDSSVAAYADFTQRLGGVVQIEDSVPDNAP, via the coding sequence GTGTCCTTCCGCTCGCCCTTCGTCCTCCTCCTCGCCGCCGTGCTCGTACCGGTGGCATGGGCGGCGTTTGCGTACGCGGCGCGGCGGCGGACCGAGGCACTGACGCTCTTCCTCGGCGCCCGTGCCGGAACGATGACGACCGGGCCGCTCGTCCGGCGACGCCGCATCCGCGCGGCGCTGCTCGTCGGCGCCGTCGCGCTGGTGGCCGTGGCCCTGGCCGGGCCGCGGATCGGGACGGCGCTCCAGGAGAGCCGCCAGGAGAGCCTCGACCTGCTCATCGCGCTCGACGTGTCGGCCTCGATGCTGGCCGAGGACGTGGCGCCGAGCCGCCTGGAGCGGGCCAAGCTGGAGATCGAACGGGTCGTCGAGGCCCGCCGGGGCGACCGCGTAGGGCTGGTGGTGTTCGCGGGCGACGCGTTCCTCCAGTGCCCACTGACCACCGACCGCGGCGCGCTGCGCCTCTTCCTCGACGCCGCCGACCCGGAGCAGATCTCGGTGCAGGGCACCGACTTCGCCCGCGCCCTCGCCGTCGCCGACGCCGCCTTCAAGGCGGGTGACGACGACCAGACCCGCCCCCGCGCGCTGCTCGTCGTGTCGGACGGCGAGGACCACGAGGGCGGGCTGGCCGACGCCGCGGACGCGCTCCGTGAGGACGGAGTCGAGATCCTGGCGCTGGGCGTCGGGACGGACGAGGGCGCCGCCGTGCCGGACGTCCGCCGAGGCAAGGTGGTGGGCGTGCGACGGGACCGCCAGACGGGCCAGTCGGTGATGACCCGGTTCGAGCCGGGCGCGCTACGCGACCTCGCCGGTCGGTCCGGCCTGTTCCGCGTCGGGCGGACGCCCGCGGCCGGGGCCGTCAACGACGCGCTCGCCGGGCTGGACCGCGCCGTGGTGGCCCAGGACGAGTTCGCGGCGTCGGCCGAGCGCTTCCAGTGGCCGCTCGCCCTGGCGCTGCTGCTGCTGGTTCTGGAGCGCGTCCTCGCCTCGCGCCCGCCTCCTCACGGCGAGGAGCGGAGCCGCGCCGATGAGGCCTCGGACGAGCCCGACCGCGACCCGGCCGAGGCCGCCCCACACGCGGGATCCCCGACCCTGTCGACCGTCCCGGTCGCCGTGATGGCCTTGCTCCTGCTCGGCGGCTGCTCCAACCCGCTGGACGCGCTCGACCCCGGCGCCCGCCAGGGCCGCGCGGGCGTCGCGCTGCTGGAGGCGGACGACGCCGTCGGGGCCGAGGCGCAGTTCATGGCCGGGCTCGCCCAGCCCGAGGTGCCGCGCACGATCCGCGCTCGCCTGTGGCACGGGCTCGGCGTGGCGCGCGCCGCCCAGGAGCGGTTCGCCGGGGCCGACAGTGCCTTCGCCGAGGCCCTCCCCTTCGCCGACGATCCCCGGCAGCGCGCCCGCTACGCCTACGATGCCGGCACCGCCGCCCTCCGCGCCGACGACCCCGCCCGCGCCGACTCGCTCCTCCGCATCGCCCTTCTCCTCGACCCGACCTCAGCCGACGCGCGCCGCAACCAGGAGATCGCCCGGCGCCTCCTCCAGGACCCGCCGGAGCCCCCCGAGCCGTCCGACTTCGCCGAACAGGTCAAGGCCCGCGCCGACGCGCTCGTCGCCCAGCGGCAATACCGGGAGGCGCTGAACGTCATGGAGGATGGACTGGCGCGAGATTCCTCCGTCGCCGCCTACGCCGACTTCACCCAGCGCCTGGGTGGGGTCGTCCAGATCGAAGACTCGGTCCCCGACAACGCTCCATGA
- a CDS encoding VWA domain-containing protein, which yields MQFASPLWLLGLLAVPALAWALWRPRREAPGVRYSLGGDAAALGTTGWARLRKLPDGLLLAALALGLLGLARPQERDASIERSTEGIDIVLALDVSTSMTAEDFVPNRFEAAKAVAAEFVRGRESDRIGLVVFAAQAYTQAPLTLDYPFLLTMLQEVRMGLIEDGTAIGTALATATARLRDSEAASKVVILLTDGQNNRGQVDPQTAAEAAAALGVKVYAVGVGGDGLASRNGPFGGLGPAPEVDEGALRQVAETTGGRYFRATDAQALRQIYDSISELERTEIEETVLLDVEERYPLFLWPALACLLLAVGLSTTRLRQVP from the coding sequence GTGCAGTTCGCCTCCCCCCTCTGGCTCCTCGGCCTGCTCGCCGTGCCCGCGCTGGCGTGGGCGCTGTGGCGTCCGCGGCGGGAGGCGCCGGGCGTGCGGTACTCGCTCGGCGGCGACGCGGCGGCGCTCGGGACGACCGGCTGGGCGCGGCTCCGCAAGCTCCCGGACGGCCTCCTGCTGGCCGCCCTCGCGCTCGGGCTGCTCGGGCTGGCGCGGCCCCAGGAGCGCGACGCCTCCATCGAGCGGTCCACCGAGGGCATCGACATCGTGCTCGCGCTCGACGTGTCCACCTCGATGACCGCCGAGGACTTCGTGCCGAACCGGTTCGAGGCCGCCAAGGCCGTCGCCGCCGAGTTCGTGCGCGGGCGCGAGTCGGACCGGATCGGGCTGGTCGTGTTCGCCGCCCAGGCCTACACCCAGGCGCCGCTGACGCTCGACTACCCGTTCCTGCTGACGATGCTCCAGGAGGTACGGATGGGGCTGATCGAGGACGGGACCGCCATCGGGACCGCGCTCGCGACGGCGACGGCCCGGCTCCGCGACTCCGAGGCCGCCTCCAAGGTGGTCATCCTGCTCACCGACGGCCAGAACAACCGCGGCCAGGTGGACCCCCAGACGGCGGCCGAGGCCGCCGCGGCGCTCGGCGTCAAGGTCTACGCGGTCGGCGTGGGGGGCGACGGGCTCGCGTCGCGGAACGGCCCCTTCGGCGGCCTCGGACCAGCGCCCGAGGTGGACGAGGGCGCGCTCCGGCAGGTCGCCGAGACGACCGGCGGGCGCTACTTCCGCGCCACCGACGCGCAGGCGCTCCGTCAGATCTACGACTCGATCTCGGAGTTGGAGCGGACCGAGATCGAGGAGACCGTCCTGCTGGATGTCGAGGAGCGCTACCCGCTCTTCCTCTGGCCCGCGCTCGCCTGCCTCCTGCTCGCCGTCGGCCTCTCCACCACCCGCCTCCGCCAGGTGCCGTAG
- a CDS encoding NAD-dependent deacylase, with amino-acid sequence MHQLVGPPFSDTLVRRLRDARRVAVLTGAGISAESGVPTFRDPEGLWQRFSPQELANVEAFLANPELVQGWYAHRRAVVEEVQPNAGHRALAALERWVTARGGDFLLATQNVDGLHARAGSEHLVELHGSLLRSHCIDCGTEASDTADGHGPLTCEACGGLVRPDVVWFGEMLPEDAFGEAEQAAAMADVYLSVGTSAVVYPAAGLPQLARQVGAYVAEINPTPSDIAPLLNEVVQGKAGEVLPLLVASLRGESGIRSQESREDERG; translated from the coding sequence GTGCATCAGCTCGTCGGCCCCCCGTTCTCCGACACGCTCGTCCGCCGCCTCCGCGACGCGCGGCGCGTGGCGGTACTGACGGGCGCCGGGATCTCGGCCGAGAGCGGCGTCCCGACGTTCCGGGACCCGGAGGGTCTGTGGCAGCGGTTCAGCCCGCAGGAGCTGGCCAACGTGGAGGCGTTCCTCGCCAACCCCGAACTGGTGCAGGGCTGGTACGCGCACCGCCGCGCCGTCGTGGAGGAAGTGCAGCCCAACGCCGGGCACCGCGCCCTCGCCGCGCTGGAGCGCTGGGTGACGGCCCGCGGCGGCGACTTCCTCCTGGCGACGCAGAACGTGGACGGCCTCCACGCCCGCGCGGGCAGCGAGCACCTCGTCGAACTGCATGGCTCGCTGCTCCGCTCCCACTGCATCGACTGCGGCACCGAGGCGAGCGACACCGCCGATGGCCACGGCCCACTCACGTGCGAGGCCTGCGGCGGGCTCGTCCGCCCCGACGTGGTGTGGTTCGGCGAGATGCTCCCGGAGGACGCCTTCGGCGAGGCCGAACAGGCGGCGGCGATGGCCGACGTGTACCTGTCGGTCGGCACGAGCGCGGTCGTCTACCCGGCGGCCGGGCTGCCGCAACTGGCGCGCCAGGTGGGCGCCTACGTCGCCGAGATCAACCCGACCCCGAGCGACATCGCACCGCTTCTGAACGAGGTCGTCCAGGGGAAGGCGGGGGAGGTGCTGCCCCTCCTCGTCGCTTCGCTTCGAGGGGAATCAGGAATCAGGAGTCAGGAGTCAAGGGAAGACGAACGTGGCTAA
- a CDS encoding DUF58 domain-containing protein, whose translation MIPRELFRKIRHVEVRTRGLVDDVFGGEYHSAFKGRGIEFAEVRPYQIGDDVRTIDWNVSARTGEAYVKLFEEEREQTLLLVVDVSGSEDFGSARAKRDLAAEVCAVLGFSALRNSDKVGLVLFTDRVERFVKPKKGKRHVLRMLRDLYAHEPVATGTDLGVALDHVLRVQRRRAIVILVSDFLVPTASHEALAKSLRVVSRKHDLVAVRLVDPREETLPSVGLLRVVDAETGQEALVDTSSAAVREAFADRAAHRAARAEHTLKRARVDHVTLRTDEDYVEPLSSFFRHRSKR comes from the coding sequence GTGATCCCCCGCGAGCTGTTCCGCAAGATCCGCCACGTCGAGGTCCGCACGCGCGGGCTGGTGGACGACGTGTTCGGCGGCGAGTACCACTCGGCGTTCAAGGGCCGCGGCATCGAGTTCGCCGAGGTCCGCCCGTACCAGATCGGCGACGACGTGCGGACGATCGACTGGAACGTGTCCGCGCGGACGGGCGAGGCCTACGTCAAGCTGTTCGAGGAGGAGCGCGAGCAGACGCTGCTGCTGGTGGTGGACGTGTCCGGCTCGGAGGACTTCGGCAGCGCGCGCGCCAAGCGCGACCTCGCCGCCGAGGTGTGTGCCGTGCTCGGCTTCTCGGCACTGCGCAACAGCGACAAGGTCGGCCTCGTGCTGTTCACCGACCGCGTCGAGCGGTTCGTCAAGCCCAAGAAGGGCAAGCGGCACGTGCTGCGGATGCTGCGCGACCTCTACGCCCACGAGCCTGTCGCGACCGGCACCGACCTCGGCGTCGCGCTCGACCACGTGCTGCGCGTCCAGCGCCGCCGCGCGATCGTGATTCTGGTGAGCGACTTCCTGGTCCCGACGGCCAGCCACGAGGCACTCGCGAAGTCGCTCCGCGTGGTGTCGCGCAAGCACGATCTGGTGGCCGTTCGCCTGGTGGACCCGCGCGAGGAGACGCTGCCGTCCGTCGGCCTGCTGCGCGTCGTGGACGCCGAGACGGGCCAGGAGGCGCTGGTCGACACGTCGAGCGCGGCGGTCCGCGAGGCCTTCGCCGACCGCGCCGCGCACCGCGCCGCCCGCGCCGAGCACACCCTCAAGCGCGCCCGCGTGGACCACGTCACGCTGCGGACCGACGAGGACTACGTCGAGCCGCTCTCGTCCTTCTTCCGCCACCGGTCGAAGCGGTGA
- the purQ gene encoding phosphoribosylformylglycinamidine synthase subunit PurQ, whose amino-acid sequence MARIAVLVFPGSNCDHDVYHATKHVLGQDARFVWHKEGSVGDADLVVVPGGFSYGDYLRAGAIARFSPVMKDVVRFAEGGGLVLGVCNGFQVLCEAGLLPGALLRNASLRFACRDARLRVESTATPFTSALAEGEVLTVPVAHGEGNYTASEETLDMLEAEDRVVFRYVDASGQPGDSPNGSARDIAGIRNAAGNVMGMMPHPERCVESVLGTADGARIFRSALAHLGAEVDGVAA is encoded by the coding sequence ATGGCCCGCATCGCCGTCCTCGTTTTCCCCGGGTCCAACTGCGACCACGACGTGTACCACGCCACGAAGCACGTGCTCGGGCAGGACGCCCGGTTCGTGTGGCACAAGGAGGGCTCCGTCGGCGACGCCGACCTGGTCGTCGTGCCGGGCGGGTTCTCGTACGGCGACTACCTCCGGGCGGGCGCCATCGCGCGGTTCTCGCCCGTGATGAAGGACGTGGTGCGGTTCGCCGAAGGCGGCGGGCTGGTGCTGGGTGTCTGCAACGGCTTCCAGGTGCTCTGCGAGGCCGGGCTGCTGCCGGGCGCGCTGCTCCGCAACGCGAGCCTGCGGTTCGCCTGCCGCGACGCCCGCCTGCGGGTCGAGTCGACGGCGACGCCGTTCACCTCGGCGCTGGCGGAGGGCGAGGTGCTCACGGTCCCGGTGGCGCACGGCGAGGGCAACTACACGGCCTCCGAGGAGACGCTCGACATGCTGGAGGCCGAGGACCGGGTCGTGTTCCGCTACGTCGACGCGAGCGGCCAGCCGGGCGACAGCCCCAACGGCTCGGCGCGCGACATCGCGGGCATCCGCAACGCGGCGGGCAACGTGATGGGGATGATGCCGCATCCCGAGCGCTGCGTCGAGTCGGTGCTCGGCACCGCCGACGGCGCGCGGATCTTCCGCTCGGCGCTCGCCCACCTCGGCGCCGAGGTGGACGGGGTGGCCGCGTAG
- a CDS encoding SRPBCC family protein, with product MVESSTRVERTLRLDAPLAEAWEMLLDVPRWGMLFPHVDTIEPMGEGQYLWRMEPLGPPGRKVRVVYACRYDSDEATRTLTWTPVEGVGNAAFAGACAIEPDGAAATVGHLQLDATLQIPVPGFLSAIVHPAVDLEMTRLTAIFAERLTDLMGA from the coding sequence ATGGTCGAATCCTCCACCCGCGTCGAGCGGACCCTCCGCCTGGACGCGCCGCTGGCTGAGGCCTGGGAGATGCTGCTCGACGTGCCCCGCTGGGGCATGCTCTTCCCGCACGTCGACACCATCGAGCCGATGGGGGAGGGGCAGTACCTCTGGCGGATGGAGCCGCTCGGCCCGCCCGGCCGCAAGGTCCGCGTGGTGTACGCCTGCCGGTACGATTCCGACGAGGCCACGCGGACGCTCACCTGGACGCCGGTAGAGGGTGTCGGCAATGCGGCGTTCGCGGGCGCCTGCGCCATCGAGCCCGACGGCGCCGCGGCGACGGTCGGACACCTGCAACTGGACGCGACGCTCCAGATCCCGGTGCCGGGGTTCCTGTCGGCCATCGTGCACCCGGCCGTCGACCTGGAGATGACGCGGCTGACGGCGATCTTCGCCGAGCGCCTGACGGACCTGATGGGCGCGTAG